A portion of the Mustela erminea isolate mMusErm1 chromosome 19, mMusErm1.Pri, whole genome shotgun sequence genome contains these proteins:
- the LYPD5 gene encoding ly6/PLAUR domain-containing protein 5 isoform X2 — translation MGVPRTILLCLFGAVFCLTASQARQCYNFQHIYFGPFDLNGMKFHNVSCPHGCSEAVLSLDTGYRASVTMVQKGCWTGPPTGRMLSDDHALPPDYSVVRGCVTDLCNTDLMTHDSIPNLSPAPNPPTLSGLQCYACLGIHPEDCTPEKSRRVHCHQDQSVCFQGNGKMTVGNFSVPVYIRTCHRPSCTIKGTSSPWTNIDLQGSCLTPWHPTTQFPPPGASVELQ, via the exons CATCCCAGGCCCGACAATGCTACAACTTTCAACACATCTACTTTGGGCCCTTTGACCTCAACGGCATGAAATTCCACAATGTCTCCTGTCCCCACGGATGCTCTGAGGCTGTCTTGTCTCTGGACACTG ggtACCGCGCCTCGGTGACCATGGTGCAGAAGGGCTGCTGGACAGGCCCGCCTACGGGCCGAATGCTGTCCGACGACCACGCGCTGCCGCCAGACTACTCGGTGGTGCGAGGCTGCGTCACTGACTTGTGCAACACCGACCTCATGACCCACGACTCCATCCCCAATCTGAGCCCCG CGCCCAACCCGCCAACTCTCAGCGGCTTGCAGTGCTATGCCTGCTTGGGGATCCACCCGGAGGACTGCACCCCGGAGAAGTCTCGACGGGTCCACTGTCACCAGGACCAAAGCGTCTGCTTCCAGGGCAATGGCAAAATGACTGTTG GCAATTTCTCAGTCCCTGTGTACATCAGAACCTGCCACCGGCCCTCCTGCACCATCAAGGGCACCTCCAGCCCCTGGACCAACATCGACCTGCAGGGCTCTTGCT TGACACCCTGGCACCCAACGACCCAGTTTCCTCCCCCTGGAGCCAGCGTGGAGCTACAGTGA
- the LYPD5 gene encoding ly6/PLAUR domain-containing protein 5 isoform X3, whose translation MKFHNVSCPHGCSEAVLSLDTGYRASVTMVQKGCWTGPPTGRMLSDDHALPPDYSVVRGCVTDLCNTDLMTHDSIPNLSPAPNPPTLSGLQCYACLGIHPEDCTPEKSRRVHCHQDQSVCFQGNGKMTVGNFSVPVYIRTCHRPSCTIKGTSSPWTNIDLQGSCCEGHLCNRDSVTQSFTTAAATAPSQAALVMAPLLVVSLLLGTLGGPLTPLP comes from the exons ATGAAATTCCACAATGTCTCCTGTCCCCACGGATGCTCTGAGGCTGTCTTGTCTCTGGACACTG ggtACCGCGCCTCGGTGACCATGGTGCAGAAGGGCTGCTGGACAGGCCCGCCTACGGGCCGAATGCTGTCCGACGACCACGCGCTGCCGCCAGACTACTCGGTGGTGCGAGGCTGCGTCACTGACTTGTGCAACACCGACCTCATGACCCACGACTCCATCCCCAATCTGAGCCCCG CGCCCAACCCGCCAACTCTCAGCGGCTTGCAGTGCTATGCCTGCTTGGGGATCCACCCGGAGGACTGCACCCCGGAGAAGTCTCGACGGGTCCACTGTCACCAGGACCAAAGCGTCTGCTTCCAGGGCAATGGCAAAATGACTGTTG GCAATTTCTCAGTCCCTGTGTACATCAGAACCTGCCACCGGCCCTCCTGCACCATCAAGGGCACCTCCAGCCCCTGGACCAACATCGACCTGCAGGGCTCTTGCTGTGAGGGGCACCTCTGCAACAGGGACTCTGTGACCCAGTCCTTCACCACTGCCGCGGCCACTGCCCCTTCCCAGGCAGCCCTTGTCATGGCGCCACTCCTCGTGGTCTCCCTGTTGCTGGGAACTCTGGGAGgacccctcactcccctcccttAG
- the LYPD5 gene encoding ly6/PLAUR domain-containing protein 5 isoform X1, translating to MGVPRTILLCLFGAVFCLTASQARQCYNFQHIYFGPFDLNGMKFHNVSCPHGCSEAVLSLDTGYRASVTMVQKGCWTGPPTGRMLSDDHALPPDYSVVRGCVTDLCNTDLMTHDSIPNLSPAPNPPTLSGLQCYACLGIHPEDCTPEKSRRVHCHQDQSVCFQGNGKMTVGNFSVPVYIRTCHRPSCTIKGTSSPWTNIDLQGSCCEGHLCNRDSVTQSFTTAAATAPSQAALVMAPLLVVSLLLGTLGGPLTPLP from the exons CATCCCAGGCCCGACAATGCTACAACTTTCAACACATCTACTTTGGGCCCTTTGACCTCAACGGCATGAAATTCCACAATGTCTCCTGTCCCCACGGATGCTCTGAGGCTGTCTTGTCTCTGGACACTG ggtACCGCGCCTCGGTGACCATGGTGCAGAAGGGCTGCTGGACAGGCCCGCCTACGGGCCGAATGCTGTCCGACGACCACGCGCTGCCGCCAGACTACTCGGTGGTGCGAGGCTGCGTCACTGACTTGTGCAACACCGACCTCATGACCCACGACTCCATCCCCAATCTGAGCCCCG CGCCCAACCCGCCAACTCTCAGCGGCTTGCAGTGCTATGCCTGCTTGGGGATCCACCCGGAGGACTGCACCCCGGAGAAGTCTCGACGGGTCCACTGTCACCAGGACCAAAGCGTCTGCTTCCAGGGCAATGGCAAAATGACTGTTG GCAATTTCTCAGTCCCTGTGTACATCAGAACCTGCCACCGGCCCTCCTGCACCATCAAGGGCACCTCCAGCCCCTGGACCAACATCGACCTGCAGGGCTCTTGCTGTGAGGGGCACCTCTGCAACAGGGACTCTGTGACCCAGTCCTTCACCACTGCCGCGGCCACTGCCCCTTCCCAGGCAGCCCTTGTCATGGCGCCACTCCTCGTGGTCTCCCTGTTGCTGGGAACTCTGGGAGgacccctcactcccctcccttAG